The Sorangiineae bacterium MSr11367 genome window below encodes:
- a CDS encoding cation:proton antiporter: MRSAFRFIALAAVILVLGVPGVALASSSEGGHGVSPMIWFVVAAMLVAAKLGGQLAVWVGQPPVLGELFAGIVLGNLDMLGIHVFEQAATTETVSFLAELGVVLLLFEVGLESTVADMREVIPSSGAVAVVGVVAPMVLGYGASMLAAPHATHVLHLFIGATLAATSVGITARVLRDLGALGRPETRVILGAAVIDDVLGLIVLSVVTAIAAEGTVPSPLHALKLLGLAAAFLIGALVVGRYVTPGVFRVGARLRTEGVLSALAIALCLSFAGLSALSGLAAIVGAFAAGLVLDEMHVRPFGSNTKHDIAELIRPIAATLAPIFFVRTGLSVDLRGATLHVLLLAALLGAAAVAGKLISGIGMRTRGADRLLVGIGMLPRGEVGLIFADAGARIRIDGQPLIEPSIYMAIILVIMGTTVAAPPWLALRLKRTLTPPPKLEAAEE, encoded by the coding sequence GTGCGCTCGGCGTTTCGGTTCATCGCGCTCGCCGCCGTCATCCTGGTGCTCGGCGTGCCGGGCGTGGCGTTGGCGTCCTCGTCGGAGGGCGGTCACGGCGTTTCCCCGATGATTTGGTTCGTCGTGGCGGCGATGCTCGTCGCGGCGAAACTCGGTGGGCAGCTGGCGGTTTGGGTCGGGCAGCCACCGGTGCTGGGAGAGCTCTTTGCCGGCATCGTGCTCGGCAATTTGGACATGCTCGGCATCCACGTCTTCGAGCAAGCGGCCACCACGGAGACGGTGAGTTTCCTCGCGGAGCTCGGGGTCGTGCTGCTCTTGTTCGAGGTCGGCCTCGAGTCGACCGTGGCCGACATGCGCGAGGTCATCCCCTCTTCCGGCGCCGTCGCCGTGGTGGGCGTGGTCGCCCCCATGGTGCTCGGCTACGGCGCGAGCATGCTCGCCGCGCCGCACGCGACGCACGTGCTGCACCTGTTCATCGGTGCCACCTTGGCGGCCACCAGCGTGGGCATCACCGCGCGGGTGCTGCGCGATTTGGGCGCGCTCGGGCGGCCGGAAACGCGGGTCATTCTCGGAGCCGCCGTCATCGACGACGTGCTCGGCCTCATCGTTTTGTCGGTGGTGACGGCCATTGCGGCGGAAGGCACCGTCCCCAGCCCGCTGCACGCGTTGAAGCTCCTCGGCCTGGCCGCGGCGTTCTTGATCGGCGCACTCGTGGTCGGGCGCTACGTCACGCCCGGCGTGTTTCGCGTCGGTGCGCGCCTTCGGACCGAGGGCGTGCTCAGCGCGCTGGCCATCGCACTTTGCCTCTCGTTCGCGGGGCTCAGCGCCCTCTCGGGGTTGGCCGCGATCGTCGGCGCCTTCGCGGCGGGCCTGGTGCTCGACGAGATGCACGTGCGCCCCTTCGGATCGAACACGAAGCACGACATCGCGGAGCTGATTCGCCCCATCGCCGCCACCCTCGCCCCCATCTTCTTCGTGCGCACGGGCCTCTCCGTCGATCTGCGCGGCGCCACGCTGCACGTGCTCCTCCTGGCCGCATTGCTCGGCGCCGCCGCCGTGGCCGGAAAGCTCATCTCGGGCATCGGCATGCGCACGCGCGGCGCAGACCGGCTCTTGGTCGGCATCGGCATGCTCCCCCGCGGCGAGGTCGGCCTCATCTTCGCCGACGCCGGCGCGCGCATCCGCATCGATGGTCAGCCGCTCATCGAGCCGTCCATCTACATGGCCATCATCTTGGTCATCATGGGAACGACCGTCGCCGCGCCACCATGGCTCGCCCTCAGGTTGAAGCGCACGCTCACGCCTCCTCCGAAACTCGAAGCGGCCGAGGAATGA
- a CDS encoding acetyl-CoA carboxylase carboxyltransferase subunit alpha produces the protein MAAFVLPFEKPIVDLVSRVRELRLLAESDPKFEHELRRLEEKTGRLAREVFATLTPWQKVQLSRHPNRPYTLDYVGQLFEDFQELHGDRRYGDDAAIVGGLARYRGRSVVVIGHQKGRTTKEKVARNFGQAHPEGNRKACRLYELADRFGLPIFTFIDTPGAYPGIGAEERGQSEAIGACLFAMSKAQVPIIATIIGEGGSGGALALGVANRVHVLEYGTYSVISPEGCASILWKDGAKSNIAAAAMRMTAPDLLQFKIVDSIIEEPPGAAHQDPLAAARNIDVVLQASLRELLAMTPEELADDRYKRFRSLGAYVA, from the coding sequence GTGGCTGCGTTCGTACTTCCCTTCGAGAAACCGATTGTCGACCTCGTCTCGCGCGTGCGTGAGTTGCGGTTGCTGGCCGAGAGCGATCCCAAATTCGAGCACGAGCTGCGCCGGCTCGAGGAAAAGACCGGCCGCCTGGCGCGAGAGGTCTTCGCCACCCTGACGCCATGGCAGAAGGTCCAGCTTTCGCGCCACCCGAATCGCCCCTACACGCTCGACTACGTCGGCCAGCTGTTCGAGGATTTCCAAGAGCTCCACGGCGACCGTCGCTATGGTGACGATGCCGCCATCGTCGGGGGCCTCGCGCGCTACCGAGGGCGCAGCGTCGTGGTCATCGGCCACCAAAAGGGCCGCACCACCAAAGAAAAGGTGGCGCGAAACTTCGGCCAGGCCCACCCCGAAGGAAACCGCAAAGCGTGCCGCCTCTACGAGCTGGCCGATCGCTTCGGGCTCCCCATTTTCACCTTCATCGACACGCCGGGCGCCTACCCGGGCATCGGCGCCGAAGAACGCGGCCAGAGCGAAGCGATTGGCGCATGCCTCTTCGCCATGTCGAAGGCGCAGGTGCCGATCATCGCGACCATCATCGGCGAGGGAGGCAGCGGCGGTGCGCTGGCCTTGGGCGTCGCCAACCGCGTGCATGTCCTGGAGTACGGGACGTACAGCGTCATCTCACCCGAGGGGTGCGCGAGCATCCTCTGGAAGGATGGCGCCAAAAGCAATATCGCGGCGGCTGCCATGCGCATGACGGCGCCTGATCTTCTGCAGTTCAAAATCGTCGACTCCATCATCGAGGAGCCGCCCGGTGCCGCGCACCAGGATCCCTTGGCCGCTGCCCGCAACATCGATGTAGTTCTACAGGCGAGCTTGCGCGAGCTTCTGGCCATGACGCCCGAGGAGCTAGCCGACGATCGCTACAAGCGATTCCGCTCACTTGGCGCGTACGTCGCGTAG
- a CDS encoding glucose 1-dehydrogenase, translating to MTVSTSLEGKVAIVTGASRGIGEAIARTFAQHGAKVVVASRKIDGVRAVAESIGKSAHAIAAHTGKEEDCQNLVKEAVATFGKVDILVNNAATNPYFGPFLNIDAGAWDKTFEVNVKGYFFTAREVARHLIDRGAPGSIINVASIAGIMGTPLQGVYAMTKAAIISMTKTLAIELAPSKVRINAIAPGFVKTKFASALVDNPDLNSNIVGRTPMARVGVPDEIAGGALYLASDAASFLTGHTLVIDGGLTAS from the coding sequence ATGACGGTATCCACCAGCCTCGAAGGAAAGGTCGCCATCGTAACCGGCGCGAGCCGGGGCATCGGCGAAGCCATTGCACGCACCTTTGCGCAGCACGGGGCGAAAGTGGTCGTCGCCTCCCGCAAAATCGATGGTGTGCGCGCGGTCGCTGAATCGATCGGCAAAAGCGCACATGCCATCGCCGCCCACACGGGCAAGGAAGAAGACTGCCAGAACCTCGTAAAAGAGGCAGTGGCCACCTTCGGCAAGGTCGACATCCTCGTGAACAACGCGGCGACCAACCCGTATTTCGGGCCATTTCTGAACATCGACGCCGGCGCCTGGGACAAGACCTTCGAGGTCAACGTCAAAGGATACTTCTTCACCGCGCGGGAAGTCGCACGCCACCTCATCGATCGCGGCGCGCCAGGCAGCATCATCAACGTCGCGAGCATCGCCGGCATCATGGGCACGCCGCTCCAGGGCGTTTACGCCATGACCAAGGCCGCGATCATCAGCATGACGAAGACGCTGGCCATCGAGCTGGCGCCGTCCAAGGTTCGCATCAACGCCATCGCGCCCGGCTTCGTGAAGACGAAGTTCGCCAGCGCCCTGGTCGACAACCCGGATTTGAACTCCAACATCGTCGGCCGCACGCCGATGGCCCGCGTGGGCGTTCCGGACGAGATTGCGGGCGGCGCCCTGTACCTGGCCAGCGACGCGGCAAGCTTCCTCACGGGGCACACGCTCGTGATCGACGGAGGGCTGACTGCCAGCTAG
- a CDS encoding FHA domain-containing protein: protein MPRLILATAEGQQAIELRPINSLGRHPNNSIQLLDKIVSKEHCIIELRDGQFILRDLGSLNGTYINNERVRGEQFLKHGDELALGSTRARFDDGSGLANFAPPAISPGAIQQPAGASQAVQPPWAAQQLPHSPHSPRSPYGAPGHATAPASSLPQPGFGPPPEYPGTPRPQAFTGHPPSGMTPSAGYVPPTAPSGAYGISGGTTPMGNLPHGLPHANAPHIPTGTGHIGGPRINNAATGPGVRPFPPAHRPPSFGGTRVDVLDSARAIGAQIAATTKGFAPYEQIAHDPQQLRLDYERLRITWELSRDIGLERDLDKLLEKILTALFKFVNADRGVILLKEADGSLHPRAARRRDGTDAPIQVSSTILNHVINEQKSVITHDASMDFAASKGKSMILNRISSAIVVPLLHEKEVLGALWLDSESLAQFQQKDLEIITAVGNQAAMFIENTLLAKKIEQEIVTRERFSRLLSPNVAEQVISGKLEVKKGGQLVAECTVFNSDIRGFTRMSEGTTAEVMVELLNEYFEEMVATIFKYEGTLDKFMGDGIMALWGAPAAHPDDPIRAVQSALDQMEALAEFNRRLLEADQSPLAIGIGIHTGSVVAGYVGSSKALSYTVIGDTANTSARICGIATAGQILVSESTLVRLNNRFEFEELAPAQLKGKEKALRIFNIKREKPSAAARVG from the coding sequence ATGCCACGCCTCATTTTGGCGACGGCCGAAGGGCAGCAGGCCATTGAGCTTCGCCCGATCAACAGCCTCGGCCGCCACCCCAACAACTCGATTCAGCTCCTCGACAAGATCGTTTCCAAGGAGCATTGCATCATCGAGTTGCGCGATGGGCAGTTCATCCTGCGCGATCTCGGCAGCCTAAACGGCACCTACATCAACAACGAGCGCGTCCGCGGCGAGCAGTTCCTCAAGCACGGTGACGAGCTCGCGTTGGGCTCTACGCGCGCCCGCTTCGACGATGGCTCGGGCCTCGCGAACTTCGCGCCGCCGGCCATCAGCCCCGGTGCCATTCAGCAGCCGGCCGGTGCCAGCCAAGCCGTCCAGCCGCCTTGGGCCGCCCAGCAGCTGCCGCATTCGCCGCACTCACCGCGGTCGCCGTATGGCGCCCCGGGCCATGCGACCGCGCCGGCCTCGTCGCTGCCGCAACCGGGATTTGGCCCGCCCCCCGAGTATCCCGGCACCCCGCGCCCGCAAGCCTTCACGGGCCATCCCCCTTCGGGCATGACACCGTCCGCCGGCTATGTCCCTCCGACAGCACCGAGCGGTGCGTACGGCATTTCGGGCGGCACCACCCCGATGGGGAACCTTCCGCACGGGCTCCCGCACGCCAACGCCCCGCACATCCCCACCGGGACGGGGCACATCGGAGGGCCGCGCATCAACAACGCCGCCACCGGTCCTGGCGTCCGGCCCTTCCCTCCGGCCCACCGTCCACCGAGTTTCGGCGGCACCCGGGTCGACGTGCTCGATTCGGCGCGTGCCATCGGCGCGCAGATCGCGGCCACCACCAAGGGCTTCGCGCCGTACGAGCAGATCGCGCACGACCCGCAGCAGCTGCGGCTCGATTACGAGCGACTGCGCATCACCTGGGAGCTCTCGCGCGACATCGGCCTCGAGCGCGACCTCGACAAGCTGCTCGAGAAGATCCTCACCGCCCTCTTCAAGTTCGTGAACGCCGATCGCGGCGTCATCCTCCTCAAAGAGGCCGACGGCTCGTTGCATCCTCGCGCCGCACGCCGCCGGGACGGAACCGACGCGCCCATTCAGGTCTCATCGACGATCCTGAACCACGTCATCAACGAGCAAAAGAGCGTCATCACCCACGATGCGAGCATGGATTTCGCGGCCTCCAAGGGCAAGTCGATGATCCTGAACCGCATCTCCAGCGCCATCGTCGTGCCCCTCTTGCACGAAAAAGAGGTGCTCGGCGCGCTCTGGTTGGACAGCGAATCGCTCGCCCAGTTCCAGCAGAAGGACCTGGAGATCATCACCGCGGTGGGCAACCAGGCGGCGATGTTCATCGAGAACACGCTGCTCGCGAAGAAGATCGAGCAGGAGATCGTCACGCGCGAGCGCTTCTCGCGCCTGCTCTCGCCCAACGTGGCCGAGCAAGTCATCAGCGGCAAACTCGAGGTGAAGAAGGGCGGCCAGCTCGTGGCCGAGTGCACCGTCTTCAATAGCGACATCCGCGGCTTCACCCGCATGAGCGAGGGCACCACCGCCGAGGTGATGGTCGAGCTCTTGAACGAGTACTTCGAAGAGATGGTGGCCACCATCTTCAAGTACGAGGGCACGCTCGACAAATTCATGGGCGACGGCATCATGGCCCTCTGGGGGGCGCCCGCCGCCCACCCGGACGACCCCATCCGGGCCGTGCAGAGCGCGCTCGATCAGATGGAGGCCCTGGCCGAGTTCAATCGCCGCTTGCTCGAGGCCGATCAGTCGCCGCTGGCCATCGGCATCGGCATCCACACCGGCTCGGTCGTGGCCGGCTACGTCGGCAGCTCCAAAGCACTGAGCTACACGGTCATCGGCGACACTGCGAACACCAGTGCGCGGATCTGTGGCATCGCCACCGCCGGCCAAATCCTCGTCAGCGAGAGCACTTTGGTGCGGTTGAACAACCGGTTCGAGTTCGAGGAGCTCGCCCCCGCCCAACTCAAAGGGAAAGAAAAAGCGCTGCGTATCTTCAACATCAAGCGCGAAAAACCGTCCGCCGCCGCGCGCGTAGGCTAA
- a CDS encoding protein kinase has product MQPGRVVAGKYRLNQMLGMGGMATVWSATNVFTDRAFAMKFLLPSMGQDAGRRLLMEAKASARINHPNIIEIIDVGQAEDGSFFLVMELLQGLSLEAVIMRQEPRMRLYDFCTIMLDVARAMSAAHQNGVIHRDLKPTNIFLHQDRHGVVTKLLDFGISKFLLNDEAAVESLTLTGTILGSPMYMSPEQAQGMRGIDGRTDIFAFGTILFEALCGYRCFEAPNFNALLLTVATKTPRSIDACAPHLAEPMRELVRGCLVVDRKRRIANFDEVVARLEQILPPLERDPTCIAAPLLPASEEGAPRSGVTPTPRPRGATTRAARRMGNYVVGLCAMVVMLLCVLAYAAWKHPPRPKAASGPVPPSAANDNVASVVTPSPRNEASTTPVPSQLPPVDRFGMSPPVVNVDSLPSSERSSTRAPRRSSSRGKDAKDGKDAKDAKDTKDPQSEKKAVGQLQITAMNQTCSIFVDDAPRGTTPLSVDLTPGSHRLRCESDIGEAKTADVNVNEGSTTIYTFRND; this is encoded by the coding sequence ATGCAACCAGGTCGCGTGGTGGCGGGAAAATACCGCTTGAACCAAATGCTCGGCATGGGGGGCATGGCGACGGTGTGGTCCGCGACGAACGTGTTCACGGATCGTGCGTTCGCCATGAAGTTCCTCCTCCCGTCGATGGGCCAAGATGCCGGGCGGCGCCTGCTCATGGAGGCCAAGGCCTCCGCGCGCATCAACCACCCGAACATCATCGAGATCATCGACGTCGGCCAGGCTGAGGACGGTTCGTTCTTCCTCGTGATGGAGCTGCTCCAGGGACTGTCGCTCGAGGCGGTCATCATGCGGCAGGAACCGCGCATGCGGCTCTACGACTTTTGCACCATCATGCTCGACGTCGCGCGGGCCATGTCGGCAGCGCACCAGAACGGTGTCATCCACCGCGATCTCAAGCCGACGAACATCTTCCTCCACCAGGACCGCCACGGCGTCGTCACCAAGCTGCTCGATTTCGGGATCAGCAAGTTCCTCCTGAACGACGAAGCCGCGGTGGAGTCGCTCACCTTGACGGGGACGATCCTCGGCTCGCCGATGTACATGAGCCCGGAGCAGGCGCAGGGCATGCGCGGCATCGACGGGCGCACGGACATCTTTGCCTTCGGCACCATCTTGTTCGAGGCGCTGTGCGGCTACCGCTGTTTCGAGGCGCCCAACTTCAACGCGCTGCTCCTCACGGTGGCCACGAAGACGCCGCGCAGCATCGACGCGTGCGCCCCTCACCTGGCGGAACCCATGCGCGAGTTGGTGCGGGGCTGTCTCGTGGTGGATCGCAAGCGGCGCATCGCGAACTTCGACGAGGTGGTGGCACGGCTCGAGCAGATCCTCCCCCCTCTGGAGCGCGATCCGACGTGCATCGCGGCGCCCCTGCTTCCCGCGAGCGAGGAGGGCGCGCCGCGTTCGGGCGTGACGCCGACGCCGCGCCCGCGTGGGGCCACCACACGTGCCGCCCGCCGCATGGGCAACTACGTCGTGGGCCTGTGCGCGATGGTCGTGATGCTCCTGTGCGTGCTGGCCTACGCCGCGTGGAAGCATCCGCCGAGACCAAAGGCCGCGTCGGGGCCCGTTCCACCGAGCGCCGCGAACGACAACGTTGCCAGCGTGGTGACCCCGAGCCCGCGCAATGAGGCGAGCACCACGCCCGTGCCGTCACAACTCCCGCCGGTGGATCGGTTCGGCATGAGCCCGCCGGTGGTCAACGTGGATTCCCTTCCCTCGTCCGAGCGCAGCTCCACACGCGCCCCCCGTCGAAGTTCGTCCCGCGGCAAAGATGCAAAGGATGGCAAGGACGCGAAGGATGCCAAGGACACGAAGGACCCGCAGTCCGAGAAAAAGGCCGTGGGGCAGCTGCAGATCACCGCGATGAATCAGACGTGCAGCATCTTCGTGGACGATGCACCTCGCGGCACGACACCGTTGTCCGTGGACCTCACGCCGGGATCGCATCGCTTGAGATGCGAGTCCGATATCGGCGAAGCCAAAACGGCCGACGTGAACGTCAACGAAGGCAGCACGACGATTTATACGTTCCGCAACGATTAG